GCCTTCACCTGCGGGTGGGCCTCCATGTAGTCGTGCACCTCGGCCTTGATGGTGTCGCGGTCCTTGCCCTCGAGGCTGGTGAAGAAGTCGTTCACCTCCGGGTGGGTGAACAGGTACGCCGAGGTGGAGGCGGACACCCCGGCGGCCACGCCGGCCAGGTCGGCGGCCGTGCAGTTCGGTGCGGCCGCAGCGGAGGAGGCGCCGAAGAGCATCGCACCGGTCATCGCTCCGGCACCCACAGCACCGAGAACTACTCGACGGGCGGAAAGCATCATGGTCGGTCTCCTTCAGGCGGGTTTGAGTGGCCGTTGTCGATCCGGCCAGGCCAATCCAATCAGATCGACAGCGCTCTTTCCTGCCCAGTCGTTAGGCAATTCTGAGAATGCCGTCGCCGGAGAGTCCGCACGCAGTCCGCTACTCGGCGGCACCCCGGGTGCCGACGGCGGAGCCCGCCGGGGTGCGCGGGGTCGCCGGCACCGCGGCGCTCGGGCCCGGCGCCGGACCGGTGCCGGTCACCGCGCCCCCGGAGACAGCCTGCGCCGCAGCCGGCAATCCGCCGCCCTGCGCGGCCTGCATCAGACCCATCGCCTGCGGCAACGAGATCGGCAGCTTGCACCTGCTGGCCAAGGAGTTCAGCGGCTTCTGGATGTTCTGCATGTCCTCGGCCACGTCCGGGTTGGCGTCGAAGTAGGTCTTCAACGCGACCAGCGACTGCGGTCCGGCGGGCTGCTTGGAGATCGTGGTCAGCGCCTGGTTGGTCTCGGGATGGCTGTCGAGGTACACGCCGGTGTTGTTGGCGACCGTGCCGATGGTCCTGGCCACCGAACTGGCCGCGCACGGATCGGGTGCCGCCGAGGCGCTGGGGCCGAGCAGCAGGACGGCCGCGACGCCGCCGAGGGCCGTCGCGGTGAGCGCGGCGCCGGCCTTGCGGCGGATCGAGGGTGCGGTTTTACCCATGGGGAATCCAACTCCTTACGGTTCGCGAACATCTATCGGTCCGCACACCGCCGACGTTTCAGTGCACGGGTCTGCAAAATCCCCGACCTGGGTAGCGGCCGCCTCCCAGTTTGCCATCCAGCGTCGATTGCTGCCGAAACTCGCGGGCCACCGACCTGGCCAAACCGCAAATTTCCGCTGGCGGGCCGGGGGCGGCCCCCGGCGGGTGAACCCCGCCCCAGCGGTGCTGGATGTAACAGGTCCGTGCAGCTCAGGCGGTCGGAGTTCAGCGCGCGCACCGGCTGCTGCGGTAGGCTCGCGACCACCCAATTCGGCGAAGGATCGGGGAGTCCACCATCCAGCAATTCATGATGCGTCTGAGCGGCAGACTGCGCAGATTTCGCTGGTTGGTGCTCACCGCCTGGCTGCTGGCGCTGGTGCCTTCGGTCTATCTCGCGTTGTCGAGTTCGGGCAGCCTCACCGGCGGCGGCTTCGAGGTGGCCGGCTCTCAGTCGCTCCATGTGCAGTATCAGCTCGAGGACCACTTCCCGGGCGAGGGCGCATCGCCCCTCGCGCTGGTGGCCGCGCCGCGCGCGGACGCCACCTACGCGGACATGACCGAGGCCGCCGCGACGCTCGAGCGGATCGCCGGCGAGGTGCCCAGCGTCCGGATGGTCCCCAACCCGCAGCAGCCGCCGCCCCGCCCGGACCGCCCCTACGTCGTCTCCCTGCACCTCGACTTCGAGAACACCGGCGCCGTCGACGTCGCCAACCAACTGCGTGAGAAGGTCGGCATCGCCGACGAGGAACCCGGCGAACTCCGCGACGGCCGGGTCCGGCTGTACGTCATCGGGCAGGGCGCCCTGGGCGCCGCCGCGGCCGAGGCCACCAAGAGCGACGTCGCCGAGGCGGAGAAGTGGAACCTGCCGATCGTCCTGATCGTGCTGCTGGCGGTGTTCGGCTCGCTGGCGGCCGCGGCGGTGCCGCTGATGGTCGGCGTCTGCACCGTGGTGGTGACCATGGGCGTGGTCTACCTGCTGTCCACGGTGGTCACCATGTCGGTCTTCGTGACGTCGACGGTGTCGATGTTCGGCATCGCGTTGGCCATCGACTATTCACTGTTCATCCTGATGCGCTTCCGCGAGGAACTGCGCGCCGGTCGCGACGTCAAACAGGCCACCGACGCGGCCATGGCCACCTCCGGTCTGGCGGTGGTGCTGTCCGGCATGACCGTGATCGCCTCCGTGACCGGCATCTACCTGATCGACACCCCGGTGCTCAATTCGATGGCCACCGGCGCGATCCTCGCCGTCGCGATGGCCGTGCTGACGTCGACGACCTTGACCCCGGCGGTGCTGGCGACCTTCGGCCGATCGGTGGCCAAGCGGTCCCGGGTGCTGCACTGGGGCCGCGGTTCGGAGGCCACCCAGTCCCGGTTCTGGACCCGCTGGGTGGGCGGGGTGATGCGCCGGCCCTGGCTGTCCGCGACGGCCGCCACGGTGTTGCTGGTCCTGCTGGCCGCTCCGACGTTCGCGATGGTGCTCGGCAACAGCATGCTGCGCCAGTTCGACTCCTCCCACGAGATCCGCGGTGGGGTGGGCGCGGCGGCCGAGGCGCTGGGGCCGGGTGCGCTGGGCCCGGTCCGGGTGCTCGTGACGTTCCCGGACGGCAACGCGTCGTCGGCCGCCAATGCGCCCGTCGTCGAGGCGGTGGCCCAGCGGATGGACGCCTCGACCGACATCGTCTCGGTCGCGCCGCCGGTGTTCTCCGATGACAACCGCAGCGCGCTGCTGTCCGGGGTGCTCGCCGTGGACCCCGAGGACAAGGCCGCGCGCGCGGCCGTCGACTGGCTCCGCGACCAGTTGCCCCAGACCCCGGGCGCCGAGAACGTCACGATCGACGTCGGCGGTCCGACGGCGCTGATCAAGGACTTCGACGACCGGGTGGCCCAGATGGAGCCCTGGGTGGTGCTGTTCGTCGCGTCGATCGCGTTCGTGATGCTGCTGATCGCCGTCCGCTCGCCGGTGCTGGCCATCAAGGGCGTCATCATGACCGTGCTGTCGGTGGGCGCGGCCTACGGCAGCCTGGTGATGATCTTCCAGTGGGGTTGGCTCGAGGCCCTCGGTTTCCAGCCGATGGGCTCCATCGACAGCACCATCCCGCCGCTGGTGTTGGCGCTGACCTTCGGCCTGTCGATGGACTACGAGATCTTCCTGCTCACCCGGATCCGGGAGCGTTTCCTGCAGACCGGCGACACCCGGGATTCGGTGGCCTACGGCGTGAGCACCAGCGCGCGGACCATCACCAGCGCGGCTCTGATCATGATCGCGGTGTTCATCGGGTTCGCGTTCGCCGGCATGCCGCTGGTGGCGCAGCTGGGCGTGGCCTGCGCGGTGGCCATCGCGGTGGACGCCACGGTGGTGCGGCTGGTCCTGGTGCCCGCACTGATGGCCATGTTCGACCGGTGGAACTGGTGGGTGCCGCCGTGGCTGGCGCGGATCCTGCCGGCGGTGGACTTCGAAAAGCCGCTGCCCAAACTGGATCTGGGCGACCTGGTGATCATTCCCGACGACATCTCCACGCTGGTGGCGCCGGGCGCCGACCTGCGGATGGTGGTCAAGTCGGCCGCGCGGCTCAAGGATATGGCGCCGGACGCGATCTCGGTCGCCGACCCGCTGGCGTTCTCCGGCTGCGCCGGGCTGACCGGCAAGGTCAAGGCCGGTGACGGCGCGCGCAGTCCGCGGCTGGGCCGGGGCCGCAACGGCTCCCGCGCGCCGCGGCCGGTGCACCCGGTGACGATGTGGCGGGGTCGGCTCGAGGTCGCCCTCGACGCGCTGGAGACCGTGGCCGACGTCGGTTACGACGACGTCGAGGTGCTGCACCGGCAGATCCCGCTGGAGACCACCACGGTGCAATTGCCCACCGGGGACCGGCTGCAGATCCCCACCGGCGCCGAGACGTTGCGCCTCAAGGGCTACCTGATCATGTCCCGCAACAGCAGCCACGATTTCGCCGAGTTCGCCGAGCTGGTCGATGTGATGAACCCGGAGACCGCAGCGCTGGTGCTGGCGGGCATGGACAGCCTGGGTTCAAGGGGTGGATGCAACAGCCTCTAGCTGAGGGGTTCAGATGGGGCTGCCGGAGTTAGCGCGTGTGGAAAGCCGGTTTTGGGAACTAATTCGTGATGGGCTCTCGCCGCGAGATGCCGGCAAGGCTGTCGGCGTGTCGGGGCACACTGGTTATCGCTGGTTTGCTGATGTTGGAGGTGTGAAACCACCTCCGCGTGATGACGGGCCTCGGAAAAAGCCTCGGTTGAGCTTCGAAGAACGTGAGGAGATCGCGTTAGGCATCGCTGCAGGGGAATCGATGTGCAGCATCGCGCGTCGACTCAAGCGGGCACCATCGACGATCTCGCGTGAAATCAAGAACAACAGCAAGCCTGGCCGCAACCGTTACCGCAGCCGATACCAGTTCGGGGCGAGGTGGCATGGCGGTCACGAGCAATGTCCGCGCTATCGTGCCAGCAGCGCTCATGCACGTAGTCAGCGTCGGGCTCGCCGAGCCAAGCCGGGCAAGCTGGCGACCAACCGGCGTTTACATGCTGAGGTGCAGACTCGGTTGGAAGATGATCAGCACAGTCCTGAGCAGATCGCTCGACGGCTGCAGATCGACTTCCCTGACGATCCGGAGATGCGGGTGTCCCACGAGACCATCTATCAGGCGATTTATGTTCAGGGCAAGGGGAATTTGCGCCGCGAGTTGCATACCTGTCTGCGGACCGGACGGGCGTTGCGTAAGCCTCAGCGCCGCCCCGATGAGCGCCGCGGGAAACTGCGGGACATCGTCAGTATCAGCGAGCGGCCGCCGGAGGTCGAAGACCGGGCTGTCCCCGGACACTGGGAGGGAGATCTGATCCTGGGCAGCGTCGCATCGGCGTCGGCAATCGGGACGGTGGTAGAACGCACCACTCGTTTCACTATGCTGCTGCACCTGCCCGACCGGCATACCGCAGAAGCCGTCCAGGAAGCGATCGTAACCAAAATGGCCCAGCTCCCGACGATCCTGCGCAAGACTCTGACCTGGGACCGAGGCCACGAAATGGCCAACCACGCCGCCATCGCGACCGCCGCGGAGCTGGACATCTACTTCTGCGATCCGCACTCGCCCTGGCAGCGCGGCACCAACGAAAACACCAATGGTCTGCTACGCCAGTACTTTGCCAAAAGTACTGACTTGTCGGTCTTTCCCGCTGACTACCTCGACTACGTCGCGGCCAAACTCAACAACCGGCCACGGAAAACCCTGCGCTGGAAAACCCCCGCCGAAGCCCTCGACGAATTACTGTCGAACCCGTTCAAATCGCCCGCTGTTGCATCCACCGCTTGAAACCGCCCAGGTATTACTGTGGGCACACGTCCGATCGACAGTGGGTGGCCACCCAGCTCGTTCGTCGGCTCGCCGATCCCATGCCGCACGACGCGGACGACGACGAATGGGCGGGCCCCGAGGGCACCGCG
This DNA window, taken from Mycolicibacterium sp. MU0050, encodes the following:
- a CDS encoding heme-binding protein; translation: MMLSARRVVLGAVGAGAMTGAMLFGASSAAAAPNCTAADLAGVAAGVSASTSAYLFTHPEVNDFFTSLEGKDRDTIKAEVHDYMEAHPQVKAELTGIRQPLTDLKNRCGHNQDPAAVNG
- a CDS encoding hemophore — protein: MGKTAPSIRRKAGAALTATALGGVAAVLLLGPSASAAPDPCAASSVARTIGTVANNTGVYLDSHPETNQALTTISKQPAGPQSLVALKTYFDANPDVAEDMQNIQKPLNSLASRCKLPISLPQAMGLMQAAQGGGLPAAAQAVSGGAVTGTGPAPGPSAAVPATPRTPAGSAVGTRGAAE
- a CDS encoding MMPL family transporter; translated protein: MMRLSGRLRRFRWLVLTAWLLALVPSVYLALSSSGSLTGGGFEVAGSQSLHVQYQLEDHFPGEGASPLALVAAPRADATYADMTEAAATLERIAGEVPSVRMVPNPQQPPPRPDRPYVVSLHLDFENTGAVDVANQLREKVGIADEEPGELRDGRVRLYVIGQGALGAAAAEATKSDVAEAEKWNLPIVLIVLLAVFGSLAAAAVPLMVGVCTVVVTMGVVYLLSTVVTMSVFVTSTVSMFGIALAIDYSLFILMRFREELRAGRDVKQATDAAMATSGLAVVLSGMTVIASVTGIYLIDTPVLNSMATGAILAVAMAVLTSTTLTPAVLATFGRSVAKRSRVLHWGRGSEATQSRFWTRWVGGVMRRPWLSATAATVLLVLLAAPTFAMVLGNSMLRQFDSSHEIRGGVGAAAEALGPGALGPVRVLVTFPDGNASSAANAPVVEAVAQRMDASTDIVSVAPPVFSDDNRSALLSGVLAVDPEDKAARAAVDWLRDQLPQTPGAENVTIDVGGPTALIKDFDDRVAQMEPWVVLFVASIAFVMLLIAVRSPVLAIKGVIMTVLSVGAAYGSLVMIFQWGWLEALGFQPMGSIDSTIPPLVLALTFGLSMDYEIFLLTRIRERFLQTGDTRDSVAYGVSTSARTITSAALIMIAVFIGFAFAGMPLVAQLGVACAVAIAVDATVVRLVLVPALMAMFDRWNWWVPPWLARILPAVDFEKPLPKLDLGDLVIIPDDISTLVAPGADLRMVVKSAARLKDMAPDAISVADPLAFSGCAGLTGKVKAGDGARSPRLGRGRNGSRAPRPVHPVTMWRGRLEVALDALETVADVGYDDVEVLHRQIPLETTTVQLPTGDRLQIPTGAETLRLKGYLIMSRNSSHDFAEFAELVDVMNPETAALVLAGMDSLGSRGGCNSL
- a CDS encoding IS30 family transposase; this translates as MGLPELARVESRFWELIRDGLSPRDAGKAVGVSGHTGYRWFADVGGVKPPPRDDGPRKKPRLSFEEREEIALGIAAGESMCSIARRLKRAPSTISREIKNNSKPGRNRYRSRYQFGARWHGGHEQCPRYRASSAHARSQRRARRAKPGKLATNRRLHAEVQTRLEDDQHSPEQIARRLQIDFPDDPEMRVSHETIYQAIYVQGKGNLRRELHTCLRTGRALRKPQRRPDERRGKLRDIVSISERPPEVEDRAVPGHWEGDLILGSVASASAIGTVVERTTRFTMLLHLPDRHTAEAVQEAIVTKMAQLPTILRKTLTWDRGHEMANHAAIATAAELDIYFCDPHSPWQRGTNENTNGLLRQYFAKSTDLSVFPADYLDYVAAKLNNRPRKTLRWKTPAEALDELLSNPFKSPAVASTA